One Scophthalmus maximus strain ysfricsl-2021 chromosome 1, ASM2237912v1, whole genome shotgun sequence genomic region harbors:
- the msh5 gene encoding mutS protein homolog 5 isoform X4 — MAALEGLRGGGGGELLFDPPGINGDEEEEDSPAVLLSVLAQHGQVGLCFYHSEDSTLHYMIDTPDNHELHLLARVIQEVSPNLIITSAKQERCMTLFLQQLGSNPDYKPEVVTYPYADFGLEVSKQRLFAAYLPFLPPSISERDKMSYLSSCISFESPLMLRTVGALLKCLDRRRVGVELEDSSVRVPILQFNAYTLKVSCRSSSRKFTHQCTSCIRAKKKDSVFMEYSTAAGVNLVPGCYEGLYKKSLLSSVSQWFLRPTQDTAVLHRRQEVIRFFTSPQNSDVQSTLQSSLRNIRNIPSLLHRMSLSHTKVTDWQGLYKTVYSAVCIRDTVRHLPQSIELFHEISEGFSDDLHHISSVISRVVDFETSVAENRFTIKPNVDPAIDEKKRRMMGLSDFLTDVARRELEHLDACIPSCCVIYIPLIGFLLSVPRLPSMVEREDFEIEGLEFMFLSEDRLHYRSQRTKELDNLLGDLHCDIRDMETAVMTQLQNTILERSSSLYRVLDLAAELDCLMAMSSASQEYGYASPKFTSHRMITVKQGRHPLLELCSPVFVANSFQSSESQGRVKIITGPNSSGKSIYLKQVGLIVFMALIGSDVPAKEAEIGLVDGIFTRMQSRESVSVGLSTFMIDLNQMAQAINSSTGNSLVLIDEFGKGTNTVDGLSLLASSISHWLRKAPMDVPHVLLATNFHSLLQLGLLPSSVLLSLLTLETAVDGDELVFLYQLKEGICHSSYAANIATLAGLPVTLVQRGVEVSELYRTGRPIKLIDKASSDEQANRCRSVVEKFLNLDLEDKDLDLQSFMKEEFLPFAGELLDHS, encoded by the exons ATGGCAGCACTGGAAGgtctgaggggaggaggaggaggagaactcCTCTTTGATCCCCCCGGCATAaatggagatgaagaggaggaagactcACCCGCA GTTTTACTCAGTGTCTTGGCCCAGCACGGACAGGTGGGCCTCTGCTTCTATCACAGTGAGGACTCCACTTTACACTACATGATCGACACGCCTGACAACCACGAGCTCCACCTGTTGGCCAGAG TTATCCAGGAGGTTAGTCCCAATCTTATCATTACCAGTGCAAAGCAGGAGCGCTGCATGACCCTCTTCCTTCAACAACTGG GTTCAAACCCAGACTACAAACCAGAGGTGGTCACTTATCCATATGCTGACTTTG GTCTGGAGGTTAGTAAGCAGAGGCTGTTCGCTGCCTATCtacctttccttcctccttccatttcagagagagacaaaatgtcCTACCTCTCCTCCTGCATCTCCTTTGAGTCCCCCCTGATG ctgaggACAGTGGGCGCTTTGCTAAAATGTctggacaggaggagagtggGAGTGGAACTGGAAGACAGCAGTGTTAGAGTTCCTATCCTGCAGTTCAACGCCTACACATT GAAAG TGTCCTGCAGATCTTCAAGTCGGAAATTCACCCATCAGTGTACAAGCTGCATTCGGGCGAAAAAGAAGGACTCAGTCTTTATG GAATACTCAACCGCTGCAGGTGTAAATTTGGTTCCAGGTTGTTACG AGGGACTATATAAAAAAAGTCTCCTTTCTTCTGTCAGCCAGTGGTTTCTGCGGCCGACGCAGGACACGGCCGTGTTacacaggagacaggaagttaTACGTTTCTTCACATCGCCTCAGAACTCAGACGTCCAGAGCACCCTGCAGTCCTCGCTACGCAACATCAGAAACATACCA tctcTTCTACACAGGATGTCCCTCTCTCACACCAAAGTGACTGACTGGCAGGGTCTCTACAAG ACGGtgtacagtgcagtgtgtaTCAGGGACACGGTGCGACACCTGCCTCAATCCATTGAGCTCTTTCATGAAATCAGTGAGGGGTTCTCTGACGACCTTCACCACATCTCCTCCGTCATCAGCCGAGTT GTGGATTTTGAAACCAGCGTAGCGGAGAATCGCTTCACCATCAAACCAAATGTGGACCCTGCTATAGACGAGA agaagaggaggatgatgggatTGTCCGACTTCCTGACAGATGTTGCCAGAAGAGAGCTGGAACATCTGGACGCTTGCATCCCCTCCTGTTGTGTCATTTACATCCCTCTG ATTGGTTTCCTGCTCTCTGTCCCTCGCCTGCCCAgcatggtggagagagaggattttGAGATAGAGGGGCTTGAATTTATG TTTCTGTCAGAGGATCGCCTGCACTACCGCAGTCAGAGAACCAAGGAGCTAGACAACCTCCTCGGAGACTTGCACTGTGACATTAGAG ACATGGAGACAGCAGTCATGACACAACTGCAGAACACGATCCTCGAGAGGAGCAGCTCCCTCTACAGG gtCCTGGATCTTGCTGCTGAGCTCGACTGTCTGATGGCCATGAGCAGTGCCTCCCAGGAGTATGGCTATGCCTCGCCCAAGTTCACCAGCCACAGGATGATAACAGTCAAACAGGGCAG ACATCCACTGCTGGAGCTGTGCTCCCCTGTGTTTGTGGCCAACTCCTTCCAGAGCTCAGAGTCACAGGGCAGAGTCAAGATCATCACCGGACCCAACTCTTCTGGCAAGAGCATCTACCTCAAACAG GTGGGCCTGATTGTGTTCATGGCTCTGATTGGTTCAGACGTGCCGGCGAAGGAGGCAGAGATTGGTCTGGTGGACGGGATCTTCACCCGCATGCAGAGCagagagtctgtgtctgtgggcCTCAGCACCTTTATGATCGACCTCAACCAG ATGGCCCAGGCTATCAACAGCAGTACTGGCAACTCATTAGTTCTCATCGACGAATTTGGAAAAGGAACTAACACA GTGGATGGACTGTCCCTGCTGGCTTCATCGATCTCCCATTGGCTGAGAAAAGCTCCCATGGATGTTCCTCACGTCCTGTTGGCGACCAACTTCCACAGTTTGCTGCAGCTGGGCCTGCTGCCCTCCTCTGTGTTGCTGTCTCTTCTG actcTTGAGACAGCAGTGGACGGGGATGAGTTGGTGTTTCTGTACCAATTGAAAGAAGGGATCTGTCACTCCAGCTATGCTGCCAACATAGCCACACTGGCAGGCCTACCAGTTACTCTTGTacagagaggagtggag GTGTCTGAACTGTACAGGACAGGAAGGCCAATCAAACTCATTGACAAAGCATCATCAGATGAGCAGGCAAACAG GTGCAGGTCTGTGGTGGAGAAGTTTTTGAACCTCGACCTGGAGGACAAAGATTTGGATCTGCAGAGCTTCATGAAGGAGGAGTTCCTGCCCTTTGCTGGAGAGCTGCTGGACCACAGCTGA
- the msh5 gene encoding mutS protein homolog 5 isoform X8 has product MLTLVWRKVSCRSSSRKFTHQCTSCIRAKKKDSVFMEYSTAAGVNLVPGCYEGLYKKSLLSSVSQWFLRPTQDTAVLHRRQEVIRFFTSPQNSDVQSTLQSSLRNIRNIPSLLHRMSLSHTKVTDWQGLYKTVYSAVCIRDTVRHLPQSIELFHEISEGFSDDLHHISSVISRVVDFETSVAENRFTIKPNVDPAIDEKKRRMMGLSDFLTDVARRELEHLDACIPSCCVIYIPLVTITYLFSYLASGRLQCIGGGIHTVRHHVEFSFQIGFLLSVPRLPSMVEREDFEIEGLEFMFLSEDRLHYRSQRTKELDNLLGDLHCDIRDMETAVMTQLQNTILERSSSLYRVLDLAAELDCLMAMSSASQEYGYASPKFTSHRMITVKQGRHPLLELCSPVFVANSFQSSESQGRVKIITGPNSSGKSIYLKQVGLIVFMALIGSDVPAKEAEIGLVDGIFTRMQSRESVSVGLSTFMIDLNQMAQAINSSTGNSLVLIDEFGKGTNTVDGLSLLASSISHWLRKAPMDVPHVLLATNFHSLLQLGLLPSSVLLSLLTLETAVDGDELVFLYQLKEGICHSSYAANIATLAGLPVTLVQRGVEVSELYRTGRPIKLIDKASSDEQANRCRSVVEKFLNLDLEDKDLDLQSFMKEEFLPFAGELLDHS; this is encoded by the exons ATGCTGACTTTG GTCTGGAG GAAAG TGTCCTGCAGATCTTCAAGTCGGAAATTCACCCATCAGTGTACAAGCTGCATTCGGGCGAAAAAGAAGGACTCAGTCTTTATG GAATACTCAACCGCTGCAGGTGTAAATTTGGTTCCAGGTTGTTACG AGGGACTATATAAAAAAAGTCTCCTTTCTTCTGTCAGCCAGTGGTTTCTGCGGCCGACGCAGGACACGGCCGTGTTacacaggagacaggaagttaTACGTTTCTTCACATCGCCTCAGAACTCAGACGTCCAGAGCACCCTGCAGTCCTCGCTACGCAACATCAGAAACATACCA tctcTTCTACACAGGATGTCCCTCTCTCACACCAAAGTGACTGACTGGCAGGGTCTCTACAAG ACGGtgtacagtgcagtgtgtaTCAGGGACACGGTGCGACACCTGCCTCAATCCATTGAGCTCTTTCATGAAATCAGTGAGGGGTTCTCTGACGACCTTCACCACATCTCCTCCGTCATCAGCCGAGTT GTGGATTTTGAAACCAGCGTAGCGGAGAATCGCTTCACCATCAAACCAAATGTGGACCCTGCTATAGACGAGA agaagaggaggatgatgggatTGTCCGACTTCCTGACAGATGTTGCCAGAAGAGAGCTGGAACATCTGGACGCTTGCATCCCCTCCTGTTGTGTCATTTACATCCCTCTGGTTacaattacatatttatttagttatcTGGCTAGTGGCCGCTTGCAGTGCATCGGTGGTGGGATTCATACTGTCAGACATCATGTTGAATTCTCTTTTCAGATTGGTTTCCTGCTCTCTGTCCCTCGCCTGCCCAgcatggtggagagagaggattttGAGATAGAGGGGCTTGAATTTATG TTTCTGTCAGAGGATCGCCTGCACTACCGCAGTCAGAGAACCAAGGAGCTAGACAACCTCCTCGGAGACTTGCACTGTGACATTAGAG ACATGGAGACAGCAGTCATGACACAACTGCAGAACACGATCCTCGAGAGGAGCAGCTCCCTCTACAGG gtCCTGGATCTTGCTGCTGAGCTCGACTGTCTGATGGCCATGAGCAGTGCCTCCCAGGAGTATGGCTATGCCTCGCCCAAGTTCACCAGCCACAGGATGATAACAGTCAAACAGGGCAG ACATCCACTGCTGGAGCTGTGCTCCCCTGTGTTTGTGGCCAACTCCTTCCAGAGCTCAGAGTCACAGGGCAGAGTCAAGATCATCACCGGACCCAACTCTTCTGGCAAGAGCATCTACCTCAAACAG GTGGGCCTGATTGTGTTCATGGCTCTGATTGGTTCAGACGTGCCGGCGAAGGAGGCAGAGATTGGTCTGGTGGACGGGATCTTCACCCGCATGCAGAGCagagagtctgtgtctgtgggcCTCAGCACCTTTATGATCGACCTCAACCAG ATGGCCCAGGCTATCAACAGCAGTACTGGCAACTCATTAGTTCTCATCGACGAATTTGGAAAAGGAACTAACACA GTGGATGGACTGTCCCTGCTGGCTTCATCGATCTCCCATTGGCTGAGAAAAGCTCCCATGGATGTTCCTCACGTCCTGTTGGCGACCAACTTCCACAGTTTGCTGCAGCTGGGCCTGCTGCCCTCCTCTGTGTTGCTGTCTCTTCTG actcTTGAGACAGCAGTGGACGGGGATGAGTTGGTGTTTCTGTACCAATTGAAAGAAGGGATCTGTCACTCCAGCTATGCTGCCAACATAGCCACACTGGCAGGCCTACCAGTTACTCTTGTacagagaggagtggag GTGTCTGAACTGTACAGGACAGGAAGGCCAATCAAACTCATTGACAAAGCATCATCAGATGAGCAGGCAAACAG GTGCAGGTCTGTGGTGGAGAAGTTTTTGAACCTCGACCTGGAGGACAAAGATTTGGATCTGCAGAGCTTCATGAAGGAGGAGTTCCTGCCCTTTGCTGGAGAGCTGCTGGACCACAGCTGA
- the msh5 gene encoding mutS protein homolog 5 isoform X7, giving the protein MSYLSSCISFESPLMLRTVGALLKCLDRRRVGVELEDSSVRVPILQFNAYTLKVSCRSSSRKFTHQCTSCIRAKKKDSVFMEYSTAAGVNLVPGCYEGLYKKSLLSSVSQWFLRPTQDTAVLHRRQEVIRFFTSPQNSDVQSTLQSSLRNIRNIPSLLHRMSLSHTKVTDWQGLYKTVYSAVCIRDTVRHLPQSIELFHEISEGFSDDLHHISSVISRVVDFETSVAENRFTIKPNVDPAIDEKKRRMMGLSDFLTDVARRELEHLDACIPSCCVIYIPLVTITYLFSYLASGRLQCIGGGIHTVRHHVEFSFQIGFLLSVPRLPSMVEREDFEIEGLEFMFLSEDRLHYRSQRTKELDNLLGDLHCDIRDMETAVMTQLQNTILERSSSLYRVLDLAAELDCLMAMSSASQEYGYASPKFTSHRMITVKQGRHPLLELCSPVFVANSFQSSESQGRVKIITGPNSSGKSIYLKQVGLIVFMALIGSDVPAKEAEIGLVDGIFTRMQSRESVSVGLSTFMIDLNQMAQAINSSTGNSLVLIDEFGKGTNTVDGLSLLASSISHWLRKAPMDVPHVLLATNFHSLLQLGLLPSSVLLSLLTLETAVDGDELVFLYQLKEGICHSSYAANIATLAGLPVTLVQRGVEVSELYRTGRPIKLIDKASSDEQANRCRSVVEKFLNLDLEDKDLDLQSFMKEEFLPFAGELLDHS; this is encoded by the exons atgtcCTACCTCTCCTCCTGCATCTCCTTTGAGTCCCCCCTGATG ctgaggACAGTGGGCGCTTTGCTAAAATGTctggacaggaggagagtggGAGTGGAACTGGAAGACAGCAGTGTTAGAGTTCCTATCCTGCAGTTCAACGCCTACACATT GAAAG TGTCCTGCAGATCTTCAAGTCGGAAATTCACCCATCAGTGTACAAGCTGCATTCGGGCGAAAAAGAAGGACTCAGTCTTTATG GAATACTCAACCGCTGCAGGTGTAAATTTGGTTCCAGGTTGTTACG AGGGACTATATAAAAAAAGTCTCCTTTCTTCTGTCAGCCAGTGGTTTCTGCGGCCGACGCAGGACACGGCCGTGTTacacaggagacaggaagttaTACGTTTCTTCACATCGCCTCAGAACTCAGACGTCCAGAGCACCCTGCAGTCCTCGCTACGCAACATCAGAAACATACCA tctcTTCTACACAGGATGTCCCTCTCTCACACCAAAGTGACTGACTGGCAGGGTCTCTACAAG ACGGtgtacagtgcagtgtgtaTCAGGGACACGGTGCGACACCTGCCTCAATCCATTGAGCTCTTTCATGAAATCAGTGAGGGGTTCTCTGACGACCTTCACCACATCTCCTCCGTCATCAGCCGAGTT GTGGATTTTGAAACCAGCGTAGCGGAGAATCGCTTCACCATCAAACCAAATGTGGACCCTGCTATAGACGAGA agaagaggaggatgatgggatTGTCCGACTTCCTGACAGATGTTGCCAGAAGAGAGCTGGAACATCTGGACGCTTGCATCCCCTCCTGTTGTGTCATTTACATCCCTCTGGTTacaattacatatttatttagttatcTGGCTAGTGGCCGCTTGCAGTGCATCGGTGGTGGGATTCATACTGTCAGACATCATGTTGAATTCTCTTTTCAGATTGGTTTCCTGCTCTCTGTCCCTCGCCTGCCCAgcatggtggagagagaggattttGAGATAGAGGGGCTTGAATTTATG TTTCTGTCAGAGGATCGCCTGCACTACCGCAGTCAGAGAACCAAGGAGCTAGACAACCTCCTCGGAGACTTGCACTGTGACATTAGAG ACATGGAGACAGCAGTCATGACACAACTGCAGAACACGATCCTCGAGAGGAGCAGCTCCCTCTACAGG gtCCTGGATCTTGCTGCTGAGCTCGACTGTCTGATGGCCATGAGCAGTGCCTCCCAGGAGTATGGCTATGCCTCGCCCAAGTTCACCAGCCACAGGATGATAACAGTCAAACAGGGCAG ACATCCACTGCTGGAGCTGTGCTCCCCTGTGTTTGTGGCCAACTCCTTCCAGAGCTCAGAGTCACAGGGCAGAGTCAAGATCATCACCGGACCCAACTCTTCTGGCAAGAGCATCTACCTCAAACAG GTGGGCCTGATTGTGTTCATGGCTCTGATTGGTTCAGACGTGCCGGCGAAGGAGGCAGAGATTGGTCTGGTGGACGGGATCTTCACCCGCATGCAGAGCagagagtctgtgtctgtgggcCTCAGCACCTTTATGATCGACCTCAACCAG ATGGCCCAGGCTATCAACAGCAGTACTGGCAACTCATTAGTTCTCATCGACGAATTTGGAAAAGGAACTAACACA GTGGATGGACTGTCCCTGCTGGCTTCATCGATCTCCCATTGGCTGAGAAAAGCTCCCATGGATGTTCCTCACGTCCTGTTGGCGACCAACTTCCACAGTTTGCTGCAGCTGGGCCTGCTGCCCTCCTCTGTGTTGCTGTCTCTTCTG actcTTGAGACAGCAGTGGACGGGGATGAGTTGGTGTTTCTGTACCAATTGAAAGAAGGGATCTGTCACTCCAGCTATGCTGCCAACATAGCCACACTGGCAGGCCTACCAGTTACTCTTGTacagagaggagtggag GTGTCTGAACTGTACAGGACAGGAAGGCCAATCAAACTCATTGACAAAGCATCATCAGATGAGCAGGCAAACAG GTGCAGGTCTGTGGTGGAGAAGTTTTTGAACCTCGACCTGGAGGACAAAGATTTGGATCTGCAGAGCTTCATGAAGGAGGAGTTCCTGCCCTTTGCTGGAGAGCTGCTGGACCACAGCTGA
- the msh5 gene encoding mutS protein homolog 5 isoform X6, giving the protein MAALEGLRGGGGGELLFDPPGINGDEEEEDSPAVLLSVLAQHGQVGLCFYHSEDSTLHYMIDTPDNHELHLLARVIQEVSPNLIITSAKQERCMTLFLQQLGSNPDYKPEVVTYPYADFGLEESVLQIFKSEIHPSVYKLHSGEKEGLSLYGILNRCRCKFGSRLLRQWFLRPTQDTAVLHRRQEVIRFFTSPQNSDVQSTLQSSLRNIRNIPSLLHRMSLSHTKVTDWQGLYKTVYSAVCIRDTVRHLPQSIELFHEISEGFSDDLHHISSVISRVVDFETSVAENRFTIKPNVDPAIDEKKRRMMGLSDFLTDVARRELEHLDACIPSCCVIYIPLVTITYLFSYLASGRLQCIGGGIHTVRHHVEFSFQIGFLLSVPRLPSMVEREDFEIEGLEFMFLSEDRLHYRSQRTKELDNLLGDLHCDIRDMETAVMTQLQNTILERSSSLYRVLDLAAELDCLMAMSSASQEYGYASPKFTSHRMITVKQGRHPLLELCSPVFVANSFQSSESQGRVKIITGPNSSGKSIYLKQVGLIVFMALIGSDVPAKEAEIGLVDGIFTRMQSRESVSVGLSTFMIDLNQMAQAINSSTGNSLVLIDEFGKGTNTVDGLSLLASSISHWLRKAPMDVPHVLLATNFHSLLQLGLLPSSVLLSLLTLETAVDGDELVFLYQLKEGICHSSYAANIATLAGLPVTLVQRGVEVSELYRTGRPIKLIDKASSDEQANRCRSVVEKFLNLDLEDKDLDLQSFMKEEFLPFAGELLDHS; this is encoded by the exons ATGGCAGCACTGGAAGgtctgaggggaggaggaggaggagaactcCTCTTTGATCCCCCCGGCATAaatggagatgaagaggaggaagactcACCCGCA GTTTTACTCAGTGTCTTGGCCCAGCACGGACAGGTGGGCCTCTGCTTCTATCACAGTGAGGACTCCACTTTACACTACATGATCGACACGCCTGACAACCACGAGCTCCACCTGTTGGCCAGAG TTATCCAGGAGGTTAGTCCCAATCTTATCATTACCAGTGCAAAGCAGGAGCGCTGCATGACCCTCTTCCTTCAACAACTGG GTTCAAACCCAGACTACAAACCAGAGGTGGTCACTTATCCATATGCTGACTTTG GTCTGGAG GAAAG TGTCCTGCAGATCTTCAAGTCGGAAATTCACCCATCAGTGTACAAGCTGCATTCGGGCGAAAAAGAAGGACTCAGTCTTTATG GAATACTCAACCGCTGCAGGTGTAAATTTGGTTCCAGGTTGTTACG CCAGTGGTTTCTGCGGCCGACGCAGGACACGGCCGTGTTacacaggagacaggaagttaTACGTTTCTTCACATCGCCTCAGAACTCAGACGTCCAGAGCACCCTGCAGTCCTCGCTACGCAACATCAGAAACATACCA tctcTTCTACACAGGATGTCCCTCTCTCACACCAAAGTGACTGACTGGCAGGGTCTCTACAAG ACGGtgtacagtgcagtgtgtaTCAGGGACACGGTGCGACACCTGCCTCAATCCATTGAGCTCTTTCATGAAATCAGTGAGGGGTTCTCTGACGACCTTCACCACATCTCCTCCGTCATCAGCCGAGTT GTGGATTTTGAAACCAGCGTAGCGGAGAATCGCTTCACCATCAAACCAAATGTGGACCCTGCTATAGACGAGA agaagaggaggatgatgggatTGTCCGACTTCCTGACAGATGTTGCCAGAAGAGAGCTGGAACATCTGGACGCTTGCATCCCCTCCTGTTGTGTCATTTACATCCCTCTGGTTacaattacatatttatttagttatcTGGCTAGTGGCCGCTTGCAGTGCATCGGTGGTGGGATTCATACTGTCAGACATCATGTTGAATTCTCTTTTCAGATTGGTTTCCTGCTCTCTGTCCCTCGCCTGCCCAgcatggtggagagagaggattttGAGATAGAGGGGCTTGAATTTATG TTTCTGTCAGAGGATCGCCTGCACTACCGCAGTCAGAGAACCAAGGAGCTAGACAACCTCCTCGGAGACTTGCACTGTGACATTAGAG ACATGGAGACAGCAGTCATGACACAACTGCAGAACACGATCCTCGAGAGGAGCAGCTCCCTCTACAGG gtCCTGGATCTTGCTGCTGAGCTCGACTGTCTGATGGCCATGAGCAGTGCCTCCCAGGAGTATGGCTATGCCTCGCCCAAGTTCACCAGCCACAGGATGATAACAGTCAAACAGGGCAG ACATCCACTGCTGGAGCTGTGCTCCCCTGTGTTTGTGGCCAACTCCTTCCAGAGCTCAGAGTCACAGGGCAGAGTCAAGATCATCACCGGACCCAACTCTTCTGGCAAGAGCATCTACCTCAAACAG GTGGGCCTGATTGTGTTCATGGCTCTGATTGGTTCAGACGTGCCGGCGAAGGAGGCAGAGATTGGTCTGGTGGACGGGATCTTCACCCGCATGCAGAGCagagagtctgtgtctgtgggcCTCAGCACCTTTATGATCGACCTCAACCAG ATGGCCCAGGCTATCAACAGCAGTACTGGCAACTCATTAGTTCTCATCGACGAATTTGGAAAAGGAACTAACACA GTGGATGGACTGTCCCTGCTGGCTTCATCGATCTCCCATTGGCTGAGAAAAGCTCCCATGGATGTTCCTCACGTCCTGTTGGCGACCAACTTCCACAGTTTGCTGCAGCTGGGCCTGCTGCCCTCCTCTGTGTTGCTGTCTCTTCTG actcTTGAGACAGCAGTGGACGGGGATGAGTTGGTGTTTCTGTACCAATTGAAAGAAGGGATCTGTCACTCCAGCTATGCTGCCAACATAGCCACACTGGCAGGCCTACCAGTTACTCTTGTacagagaggagtggag GTGTCTGAACTGTACAGGACAGGAAGGCCAATCAAACTCATTGACAAAGCATCATCAGATGAGCAGGCAAACAG GTGCAGGTCTGTGGTGGAGAAGTTTTTGAACCTCGACCTGGAGGACAAAGATTTGGATCTGCAGAGCTTCATGAAGGAGGAGTTCCTGCCCTTTGCTGGAGAGCTGCTGGACCACAGCTGA